In Salinibacterium sp. ZJ70, one DNA window encodes the following:
- a CDS encoding enoyl-CoA hydratase/isomerase family protein produces the protein MSTDELIVTRRGHLLSIELNRPSARNAVSPAMLDALVAAIEDARATRTDVVTISGAGGFFCAGADIRSYTDPHGRLDELEAFTRAARDLCRAIETLDAVTVAAVDGPCLGGGFEIALACDLIIAAETARFGLPETRLGLVPGWGGTQRLTEAVGPRRARELVLTASVVSAETAAAWGIVTRVVISDELRPTLEATADDLLTRAPLALAGAKRAIAAAVADTWPTVGAERETAELMALFASHDGAEGISAFVEKRPAQFTGA, from the coding sequence ATGAGCACCGACGAGCTCATCGTCACGCGCCGCGGGCACCTGCTCTCGATCGAGCTCAACCGGCCGTCCGCCCGCAATGCGGTCTCACCGGCGATGCTCGATGCGCTCGTGGCGGCGATCGAGGATGCGCGCGCGACCCGAACCGACGTCGTGACGATCAGCGGAGCGGGAGGATTCTTCTGCGCCGGTGCCGACATCCGCTCCTACACCGATCCGCACGGCCGACTCGACGAACTCGAGGCGTTCACGCGCGCGGCCCGCGACCTGTGCCGCGCCATCGAGACCCTCGATGCGGTCACGGTCGCAGCCGTCGACGGACCATGCCTGGGCGGTGGGTTCGAGATCGCGCTCGCCTGCGACCTCATCATCGCCGCCGAGACGGCGCGCTTCGGTCTGCCCGAGACGCGCCTCGGACTCGTCCCCGGATGGGGCGGCACGCAGCGCCTCACCGAGGCCGTCGGACCGCGGCGGGCGCGCGAGCTCGTGCTGACGGCATCCGTCGTGAGCGCCGAGACGGCTGCCGCTTGGGGCATCGTGACACGCGTCGTGATCTCCGATGAGCTGCGTCCGACGCTCGAGGCGACCGCTGACGATCTGCTGACGCGAGCCCCGCTCGCCCTCGCAGGAGCGAAGCGGGCGATCGCCGCCGCCGTCGCCGACACGTGGCCCACCGTGGGAGCCGAGCGGGAGACCGCCGAGCTCATGGCGCTCTTCGCCTCGCACGACGGCGCCGAAGGCATCAGCGCATTCGTCGAGAAGCGCCCCGCCCAGTTCACCGGAGCCTGA
- a CDS encoding CaiB/BaiF CoA-transferase family protein → MAGMLSGITVVSFTHFLQGPSASQLLADLGADVIKVEPQGGAFERSWTGPDKFVEGVSPFFSLGNRNVRSIVVDLKNPGGLSVVRDLLRTADVLIESFRPGTMDKLGLGYESLSAVNPRLVYASLSGYGTDGPYRDRPGQDVLIQALSGLAMATGRGGSAPTPVGACVVDQHAAVLGAFGILAALHGRERTGHGTIVESNLLNAALDLQIEPLTYALNGFDHERSPSGVSSPFYTAPYGVFETSDGYLCISLTSLEALERVFDDAWFAGVDASSKYEVRDDVNAKVAEHMRTRTTAEWEEHFAAHRMWFAPVNGYDDVMTDPQVLHNDSFDAYEHPAAGTIRTLKHPVMYGGERPGIRTAPPELGQSTREVLTSLGYDAAEADALFASGAVG, encoded by the coding sequence ATGGCGGGCATGCTCAGCGGCATCACGGTGGTCAGCTTCACGCACTTCCTGCAGGGGCCCTCGGCGAGCCAGCTGCTCGCCGACCTCGGCGCGGATGTCATCAAGGTCGAGCCTCAGGGCGGTGCGTTCGAGCGCAGCTGGACGGGACCCGACAAGTTCGTGGAGGGCGTCTCGCCGTTCTTCTCGCTCGGCAACCGGAACGTGCGCAGCATCGTCGTCGACCTCAAGAACCCCGGCGGGCTCAGCGTCGTGCGCGATCTGCTGCGCACCGCCGACGTGCTCATCGAGAGCTTCCGACCGGGCACGATGGACAAACTCGGCCTCGGCTACGAGAGCCTCTCGGCGGTCAACCCTCGGCTCGTCTACGCGTCGCTCTCGGGCTACGGCACCGACGGTCCGTACCGCGACCGCCCGGGCCAGGATGTGCTCATCCAGGCGCTCTCCGGTCTCGCGATGGCGACGGGACGCGGCGGTTCAGCTCCCACGCCCGTCGGCGCGTGCGTCGTCGACCAGCACGCCGCCGTGCTCGGCGCGTTCGGCATCCTCGCGGCCCTGCACGGCCGCGAGCGCACAGGCCACGGCACGATCGTCGAGTCGAACCTGCTCAATGCCGCGCTCGACCTGCAGATCGAGCCGCTCACGTACGCCCTCAACGGATTCGACCACGAGCGCTCGCCGAGCGGAGTGTCGTCGCCCTTCTACACGGCGCCGTACGGCGTCTTCGAGACCTCCGACGGCTACCTGTGCATCTCGCTCACGAGCCTCGAGGCGCTCGAGCGCGTCTTCGACGACGCGTGGTTCGCAGGCGTCGACGCGAGCAGCAAGTACGAGGTGCGCGACGACGTGAACGCGAAGGTCGCCGAGCACATGCGCACCCGCACGACCGCCGAATGGGAGGAGCACTTCGCCGCCCACCGGATGTGGTTCGCCCCGGTCAACGGCTACGACGACGTCATGACAGACCCGCAGGTGCTGCACAACGACAGCTTCGACGCCTACGAGCACCCCGCAGCGGGCACCATCCGCACGCTCAAACACCCCGTGATGTACGGCGGCGAGCGCCCCGGCATCCGCACGGCACCGCCGGAGCTCGGGCAGTCGACGCGGGAGGTGCTCACCTCGCTCGGCTACGACGCCGCCGAGGCCGACGCGCTGTTCGCTTCGGGGGCCGTGGGCTGA
- a CDS encoding DUF6807 family protein, whose protein sequence is MADLALTEHPHDERELLLDGAPVAYFGLGHGIGPIDTPKPFIHPLRTPAGVTVTGFAPEDHTWHHGLSFAFPRVDAHNLWGGGTYFSPEEGYRVVEDQGRIDHRAWTSESAGGSRASLAEDVRWDGHEGQPLLDEQRTWTFSAAEVGGEAALVIDFATTLTSATGADVALQTPAQRGRPDGGYGGLWLRLSEDFRAAVIDGDGVDLTESGGESRTMIVHGVTADGDEVTLGLAFGEEPTAGHRRWLHRFEPFSAIGWAHAYIDGLTVPADGELRFEHRLVVADGHLDTAAVRAAL, encoded by the coding sequence GTGGCTGACCTCGCGCTCACCGAGCACCCGCACGACGAGCGCGAGCTGCTGCTCGACGGTGCGCCTGTCGCGTACTTCGGTCTCGGCCACGGCATCGGGCCCATCGACACCCCGAAGCCGTTCATCCATCCACTCCGCACGCCGGCGGGCGTCACGGTGACAGGCTTCGCGCCCGAGGATCACACGTGGCACCACGGGCTGTCCTTCGCGTTCCCGCGGGTCGACGCCCACAACCTCTGGGGCGGCGGCACCTACTTCAGCCCCGAGGAGGGCTACCGGGTGGTCGAAGACCAGGGGCGCATCGACCACCGTGCGTGGACGTCGGAGTCGGCGGGTGGCTCGCGGGCTTCGCTCGCGGAGGACGTCCGCTGGGACGGCCATGAGGGCCAGCCGCTGCTCGACGAGCAGCGCACCTGGACCTTCTCGGCGGCCGAGGTCGGCGGGGAAGCGGCTCTGGTGATCGACTTCGCGACCACGCTCACGAGCGCCACCGGCGCGGATGTGGCCCTGCAGACTCCCGCCCAGCGCGGGCGCCCCGACGGCGGCTACGGCGGGCTGTGGCTGCGTCTCTCGGAGGACTTCCGCGCGGCCGTGATCGACGGCGATGGGGTCGACCTCACCGAGTCCGGCGGAGAGTCGCGCACCATGATCGTGCACGGCGTGACGGCTGACGGCGACGAGGTGACCCTCGGCCTCGCCTTCGGTGAGGAGCCGACGGCGGGTCACCGCCGCTGGCTGCACCGCTTCGAGCCCTTCTCGGCGATCGGCTGGGCGCACGCCTACATCGATGGCCTCACCGTGCCGGCCGACGGCGAGCTGCGCTTCGAGCACCGGCTCGTCGTCGCCGACGGGCACCTCGACACGGCTGCGGTGCGGGCCGCGTTGTAG
- a CDS encoding NAD(P)-dependent oxidoreductase, whose amino-acid sequence MTHTELLTFDSLPERFATVEELDEFMSRPTADTVRELSELDGDVIILGVAGKMGIGLARLIKRAAPHKRVVGVARFSEEGTREKLEEAGVEAIQADLLNRDEVDALPKLPNVIYMAGLKFDYRGREDFLWAMNTLVPSYVGDAFRDSRIVALSTIHVYPWSDPRRGGVTEDMPPLARTGEYANSVVGRERTFQYFSRIHGNPGRIVRFVYAIDMRYGVLQEIASWVKNGTPIPLATGNVNVQWQGDSINHFARLLTRVETPASPINIGGPENVSVRRVAESFGARFGVEPVFVGEETDLALYVNCDRAAAELGNPVVPLERMIDWVADWVDRDMPLYGKPSKFQVRDGIF is encoded by the coding sequence ATGACACACACCGAACTGCTGACCTTCGACAGCCTTCCGGAGCGCTTCGCGACGGTCGAAGAGCTCGACGAGTTCATGTCGCGCCCCACGGCGGACACCGTGCGCGAGCTCTCCGAGCTCGACGGCGACGTGATCATCCTCGGCGTCGCGGGAAAGATGGGCATCGGCCTCGCGCGCCTCATCAAGCGCGCAGCGCCCCACAAGCGCGTCGTGGGCGTCGCACGCTTCAGCGAGGAAGGCACCCGCGAGAAGCTCGAAGAAGCGGGCGTCGAGGCGATCCAGGCGGACCTGCTCAACCGCGACGAGGTCGACGCGCTCCCCAAGCTCCCCAACGTCATCTACATGGCGGGCCTCAAGTTCGACTACCGCGGTCGCGAGGACTTCCTCTGGGCCATGAACACCCTCGTGCCGTCGTATGTCGGCGACGCGTTCCGCGACTCGCGAATCGTGGCGCTCTCGACCATCCACGTCTACCCGTGGAGCGACCCGCGCCGCGGTGGCGTCACCGAGGACATGCCGCCTCTCGCGCGCACCGGCGAGTACGCCAACTCGGTCGTCGGACGCGAGCGCACCTTCCAGTACTTCTCGCGCATCCACGGCAACCCGGGTCGCATCGTGCGCTTCGTGTACGCGATCGACATGCGCTACGGCGTGCTCCAGGAGATCGCCTCGTGGGTGAAGAACGGCACGCCGATCCCGCTCGCCACCGGCAACGTCAACGTGCAGTGGCAGGGCGACTCGATCAACCACTTCGCCCGTCTGCTCACACGCGTCGAGACCCCCGCGTCCCCGATCAACATCGGCGGACCCGAGAACGTCTCGGTGCGCCGCGTCGCCGAGTCGTTCGGGGCGCGCTTCGGCGTAGAGCCGGTGTTCGTCGGCGAGGAGACCGACCTGGCGCTCTACGTGAACTGCGACCGTGCGGCTGCCGAGCTCGGCAACCCCGTGGTGCCGCTCGAGCGGATGATCGACTGGGTCGCGGACTGGGTGGACCGCGACATGCCGCTCTACGGCAAGCCCAGCAAGTTCCAGGTGCGGGACGGGATCTTCTGA
- a CDS encoding LacI family DNA-binding transcriptional regulator produces the protein MRAVVNGDPNGRGLDIMVRLKDVAERAGVSVSVASRALTDDSQARISPETRARIVAAASELGYQPDHRARALRLSRSGAIALIVPEVNNAIFGGLHAGIQDACQSRKTAVLLGQLNASDLGRDALSKLIGNGRVDGVVLQRAENYDDASLAAAIDISVPVVLFNSRLPGRAGSLVLDDPASVRIAVEHLRALGHTDIGFIAGAAHHDAAARRLEAFRTYTDNASAHPEWIQEGGWEAPAGQTAMERILQLDHRPTAVVVASLNAAVGALHAAADVGVRIPDDLSIVAIHDAWIASYTVPALTTVRMPMVEAGTLAADMLLDHLDGGALEDRVLADPAPELIVRASTAAPSA, from the coding sequence GTGCGCGCAGTCGTCAACGGCGATCCGAACGGGAGGGGCCTCGACATCATGGTGAGGCTCAAGGACGTCGCCGAACGAGCGGGAGTGTCGGTCTCCGTCGCATCACGTGCCCTCACCGATGACTCGCAGGCCCGCATCAGCCCCGAGACCCGCGCACGCATCGTCGCCGCGGCATCTGAGCTCGGCTACCAGCCCGACCATCGTGCGCGCGCCCTGCGCCTCTCGCGCTCCGGCGCGATCGCGCTCATCGTGCCCGAGGTCAACAACGCCATCTTCGGCGGACTCCACGCGGGCATCCAGGACGCCTGCCAGTCACGGAAGACGGCCGTGCTGCTCGGTCAGCTGAACGCCTCCGACCTCGGCCGGGACGCTCTCTCGAAGCTCATCGGCAACGGCCGCGTCGACGGCGTCGTGCTGCAGCGTGCCGAGAACTACGACGATGCATCGCTCGCGGCGGCGATCGACATCTCGGTGCCCGTCGTACTCTTCAACTCTCGGCTGCCCGGACGTGCCGGTTCGCTCGTGCTCGACGACCCCGCCTCGGTGCGCATCGCCGTCGAGCATCTGCGCGCGCTCGGCCACACCGACATCGGCTTCATCGCGGGTGCCGCCCACCACGACGCCGCCGCCCGGCGACTCGAAGCCTTCCGCACCTACACCGACAACGCCTCCGCGCACCCCGAGTGGATCCAGGAGGGAGGCTGGGAGGCCCCGGCCGGCCAGACCGCGATGGAGCGCATCCTGCAGCTCGACCACCGACCCACCGCAGTCGTCGTCGCGAGCCTCAACGCCGCCGTCGGCGCTCTGCATGCGGCGGCCGACGTCGGCGTGCGCATCCCCGACGACCTGTCGATCGTCGCGATCCACGACGCCTGGATCGCGTCCTACACGGTTCCCGCTCTCACCACCGTGCGCATGCCGATGGTCGAGGCGGGCACGCTCGCCGCCGACATGCTGCTCGACCACCTCGACGGCGGTGCGCTCGAGGACCGGGTGCTCGCCGATCCGGCGCCCGAGCTGATCGTGCGGGCCTCGACGGCCGCTCCATCCGCCTGA
- a CDS encoding Gfo/Idh/MocA family protein, with product MSSRARIAVIGAGGIGAAAHLPAIQALADEVELVAIVDPDEARRTSAGETFGCSALFSDATTMLAEVQPDIAVVATPPHLHEPLAIEAMRAGAWVFCEKPLTGSLASADRIAAVEAETGRWCVTVSQFRYSGGSRQVEADLRAGRWGRPLVGIAHTNWYRGPEYWDAPWRGKFATEFGGSTTTQAYHAVDLILWLMGGDWSSVSGIAETVSRPIDVEDASVASVRFESGAIASIVSTVVSHAPETKLQIIAEKANVTLDTLYLPLLEEWSVKTIAEGDLAQVVTDWAAVEPPMHVNAHRAQLADIVASWRAGEKPQLTTMESRATLEFLTALYKSSAEGRGVARGDIVAGDAFYEALDAAGPARAEARRG from the coding sequence ATGTCATCTCGAGCACGGATCGCCGTCATCGGCGCCGGCGGCATCGGTGCCGCAGCTCATCTGCCCGCCATCCAGGCGCTCGCCGACGAGGTGGAGCTCGTCGCGATCGTCGACCCCGACGAGGCGCGCCGCACCTCCGCGGGCGAGACGTTCGGATGCTCGGCGCTGTTCTCCGACGCGACGACGATGCTCGCCGAGGTGCAGCCCGACATCGCGGTCGTCGCGACGCCTCCGCACCTGCACGAGCCGCTCGCGATCGAGGCGATGCGCGCGGGGGCGTGGGTGTTCTGCGAGAAGCCGCTCACCGGGTCGCTGGCATCGGCGGACCGCATCGCGGCGGTCGAGGCGGAGACCGGCAGGTGGTGTGTGACGGTGTCGCAGTTCCGCTACTCCGGGGGCTCCCGTCAGGTGGAGGCCGACCTGCGCGCCGGACGCTGGGGGCGTCCGCTCGTGGGCATCGCGCACACCAACTGGTATCGCGGCCCTGAGTACTGGGATGCGCCGTGGCGCGGCAAGTTCGCGACCGAGTTCGGCGGATCCACGACGACGCAGGCGTATCACGCGGTCGACCTCATCCTGTGGCTCATGGGCGGTGACTGGTCGAGCGTCAGCGGCATCGCCGAGACGGTGTCGCGTCCGATCGACGTCGAGGATGCGAGCGTCGCGAGCGTGCGCTTCGAAAGCGGTGCGATCGCGAGTATCGTCTCGACGGTCGTGAGCCACGCCCCCGAGACGAAGCTGCAGATCATCGCCGAGAAGGCGAACGTCACGCTCGACACGCTGTACCTGCCGCTGCTCGAGGAGTGGTCGGTGAAGACCATCGCCGAGGGCGATCTGGCGCAGGTCGTCACCGACTGGGCCGCAGTTGAGCCGCCCATGCACGTCAACGCGCACCGCGCCCAGCTGGCGGACATCGTGGCGAGCTGGCGTGCGGGTGAGAAGCCGCAGCTGACCACCATGGAGTCGCGTGCGACCCTCGAGTTCCTCACGGCGCTCTACAAGTCGTCGGCGGAGGGTCGCGGCGTCGCCCGCGGTGACATCGTCGCGGGCGACGCCTTCTACGAGGCGCTCGACGCCGCCGGGCCCGCACGGGCGGAGGCGCGTCGTGGCTGA
- a CDS encoding FAD-dependent oxidoreductase — MTLPAHTSPHLDTWRLDATVGLDHGLPVLADVDVLVVGLGAAGVAAATVAAEEGRSVLAVERYGFAGGAAVAGMSGTICGLYLASEEPADGPTQVVAGFTERFRAALESRGGLTEPQLYGKTWTVAHDPLMWRETADALLTSSGARVLFHTVVVAAIMEGDAVRGAVLESNAGRVAVHARRTIDASGDAAVVARAGGDYFFGDGGRIQNPTMFFRLGGVDTDAFWSAYGDDTICPPWVTEAIRAARADGADLPREKVWIFRTTRPGELLVNATRLAGADGRVLNVIDPEDFTFAEISGRHQVRAYETFLRRSLPGCADAFVVDTGVEVGIRQTRSIVAEVPLTNDDVVSCRKREDAIVRSPWPIELHDGERPKLHWLIDDWYEVPYGSLIPTRLDDVIVAGRCLGAEHEALASARVTAQCFEYGHAAARAALLSLETETPLRDIDVAEVQRAMRRAGSSL; from the coding sequence ATGACCCTGCCCGCACACACCTCTCCGCATCTCGATACCTGGCGGCTCGACGCGACCGTCGGCCTCGACCACGGCCTGCCCGTGCTCGCCGACGTCGACGTGCTCGTCGTCGGGCTCGGCGCCGCTGGCGTCGCGGCCGCGACCGTCGCCGCCGAGGAGGGACGCAGCGTCCTCGCCGTCGAGCGCTACGGCTTCGCGGGAGGCGCAGCCGTCGCGGGCATGTCGGGAACCATCTGCGGGCTGTATCTCGCATCCGAGGAGCCCGCGGACGGCCCCACCCAGGTCGTCGCCGGGTTCACCGAGCGGTTCCGGGCCGCACTCGAGTCGCGCGGCGGGCTCACCGAGCCGCAGCTGTACGGGAAGACCTGGACGGTTGCGCATGATCCGCTCATGTGGCGAGAGACCGCGGATGCGCTGCTCACCTCCTCGGGTGCGCGGGTGCTGTTCCACACCGTGGTCGTCGCGGCCATCATGGAGGGCGACGCCGTGCGGGGTGCGGTCCTCGAATCGAACGCGGGCCGCGTCGCCGTGCACGCCCGTCGCACGATCGACGCGTCGGGTGATGCGGCGGTGGTTGCGCGCGCGGGGGGCGACTACTTCTTCGGCGACGGTGGCCGCATCCAGAACCCCACGATGTTCTTCCGGCTGGGCGGCGTCGACACCGACGCCTTCTGGAGCGCCTACGGTGACGACACGATCTGTCCGCCGTGGGTGACCGAGGCGATCCGCGCTGCGCGCGCCGACGGGGCCGACCTTCCTCGCGAGAAGGTGTGGATCTTCCGCACGACGCGCCCCGGCGAGCTGCTCGTCAACGCCACGCGGCTGGCGGGTGCCGATGGGCGCGTGCTCAACGTCATCGATCCTGAGGACTTCACGTTCGCCGAGATCAGCGGTCGTCATCAGGTGCGCGCCTACGAGACCTTCCTGCGCCGTTCGCTTCCCGGATGCGCGGACGCGTTCGTCGTCGACACAGGGGTCGAGGTCGGCATCCGGCAGACTCGCAGCATCGTGGCGGAGGTTCCCCTCACCAACGACGACGTCGTCTCGTGCCGCAAGCGCGAGGATGCGATCGTGCGCTCCCCGTGGCCCATCGAGCTGCACGACGGCGAGCGCCCGAAGCTGCACTGGCTCATCGACGACTGGTACGAGGTGCCGTACGGCAGTCTCATCCCGACGCGCCTCGACGATGTGATCGTCGCGGGCCGATGCCTGGGGGCCGAGCATGAGGCTCTCGCCTCCGCGCGCGTCACGGCGCAGTGCTTCGAGTACGGCCACGCGGCCGCTCGCGCAGCACTGCTGTCGCTCGAGACGGAGACGCCCCTCCGCGACATCGATGTCGCCGAGGTGCAGCGGGCGATGCGGCGCGCCGGAAGCAGCCTCTGA
- a CDS encoding alpha-L-rhamnosidase, which translates to MTSPDAATAAELDAQLRRASWVGMDPHAVPEFFPPIFDDRPGIARDLPPGRLLRTTFALDVVPDEAWLAATARGVYRAFLNGVRVGDDELAPGWTDYRHRVHVQHHEVAALLRPGVNVWAVELADGWWSGYLGMDRRHQAGVYGDTPSFRGALVCRAAERTQTVLTGEGWLIGTGHIRYADLLMGQMTDLSAEPLGWSTAPDVSHLAEFAPAWCDEALGVRLDPQRGPSIRATGSLPPVRIDALPGGRHLVDFGQNLVGRVRLQLRSVPPGTRIHIRHGEALSDGELYTENLRTARAHDIIVADGADRDVEPAFTFHGFRYAELRGHPGPLEPDDIRAIVIGSDVHRVGSFACSDPRLEQLERNIAWTIRGNLVSVPTDCPQRDERLGWMGDAQLIMRTANAQFDVAEFIGKWLVDIRDGQSEDGAYPDVAPRIVVDVDGSPGWADAGVLVPWTTALYTGRIDLLEEHRESMERFMSSLERDNPSGIREHALQRNYGDWVSLGPPTPKTLVATAYSARCADALAASARLTGEDPARWEALADRIRTAFRGRFVGDDGLLHDETQTAYALAIMCGLLSEGDLGRAGARLASLIDAAGGALDTGIHGLRHLLPALTVSGQLDCAYRVLLREGHPGWLAQLAAGATTVWERWDGWTPEQGFQTPAMNSFNHYAFGSVGEWMYEWMGGLRPDPASPGFAHAVIRPHPGGGVTHCRVERTLPAGMLAVEWRIRDGVLRLEVEVPPGHTARVHVPVVHTRATAGEAERHSWDTYDVQHGRHRFESPFDGDWAPAARVDWRGEA; encoded by the coding sequence ATGACATCCCCAGATGCGGCGACCGCCGCCGAGCTCGACGCGCAGCTGCGGCGTGCGTCGTGGGTGGGCATGGATCCGCATGCGGTGCCCGAGTTCTTCCCGCCCATATTCGACGACCGTCCGGGGATCGCCCGCGATCTGCCGCCGGGTCGGCTGCTGCGCACCACGTTCGCGCTCGACGTGGTGCCCGACGAGGCCTGGCTCGCCGCGACCGCGCGCGGCGTCTACCGCGCGTTCCTCAACGGCGTGCGCGTCGGCGACGACGAGCTCGCACCCGGGTGGACCGACTACCGACACCGCGTCCATGTGCAGCACCATGAGGTCGCGGCACTCCTGCGGCCGGGGGTGAACGTATGGGCTGTCGAGCTCGCCGACGGATGGTGGAGCGGCTACCTGGGCATGGATCGCCGCCACCAGGCGGGAGTCTATGGCGACACCCCGTCGTTCCGCGGAGCGCTCGTCTGCCGCGCCGCCGAGCGCACGCAGACGGTGCTCACGGGCGAGGGGTGGCTCATCGGCACCGGTCACATCCGCTACGCAGACCTGCTCATGGGCCAGATGACCGACCTCAGCGCCGAGCCTCTCGGCTGGTCGACGGCGCCCGACGTCTCGCACCTCGCGGAGTTCGCGCCCGCGTGGTGCGACGAGGCACTCGGGGTGCGGCTCGATCCTCAGCGTGGCCCGAGCATCCGGGCCACCGGGTCACTCCCGCCCGTGCGCATCGATGCGCTGCCCGGCGGCCGTCACCTCGTCGACTTCGGCCAGAACCTCGTGGGCCGCGTGCGCCTGCAGCTGCGCAGCGTGCCGCCGGGAACGCGCATCCACATCCGGCACGGCGAGGCGCTCTCGGACGGTGAGCTGTACACCGAGAACCTGCGCACCGCGCGCGCACACGACATCATCGTCGCCGATGGCGCGGACCGTGATGTCGAGCCTGCCTTCACGTTCCACGGCTTCCGCTACGCCGAGCTGCGGGGACACCCGGGCCCCCTCGAACCCGACGACATCCGCGCGATCGTCATCGGCTCGGATGTGCACCGGGTGGGGTCGTTCGCGTGCTCGGATCCGCGGCTCGAGCAGCTCGAGCGCAACATCGCCTGGACGATCCGCGGCAATCTCGTCTCAGTGCCCACCGACTGCCCGCAGCGTGACGAGCGCCTCGGCTGGATGGGCGACGCGCAGCTCATCATGCGCACCGCGAACGCCCAGTTCGACGTGGCGGAGTTCATCGGCAAATGGCTCGTCGACATCCGCGACGGGCAGTCAGAGGACGGCGCGTATCCGGATGTCGCCCCGCGGATCGTGGTCGACGTCGACGGCTCCCCCGGGTGGGCGGACGCGGGCGTCCTCGTTCCCTGGACGACGGCGCTCTACACGGGACGCATCGATCTGCTGGAGGAGCACCGCGAGTCGATGGAGCGCTTCATGAGCTCCCTCGAACGCGACAACCCCTCCGGCATCCGCGAGCACGCACTGCAGCGCAACTACGGAGACTGGGTGTCGCTCGGCCCGCCGACCCCGAAGACGCTCGTCGCGACCGCCTACAGTGCCCGCTGCGCGGACGCCCTCGCGGCGAGCGCCCGCCTCACAGGAGAGGACCCCGCTCGATGGGAGGCCCTCGCCGATCGCATCCGCACCGCCTTCCGGGGTCGCTTCGTGGGCGACGACGGGCTCCTCCATGACGAGACGCAGACCGCCTACGCGCTCGCGATCATGTGCGGGCTGCTGAGCGAGGGCGATCTCGGTCGCGCGGGAGCCCGCCTCGCGTCTCTCATCGACGCAGCCGGCGGTGCACTCGACACGGGCATCCACGGCCTGCGCCACCTGCTCCCGGCGCTCACCGTGAGCGGACAGCTCGACTGCGCCTACCGGGTGCTGCTGCGTGAGGGACATCCCGGCTGGCTCGCCCAGCTCGCGGCCGGGGCGACGACCGTGTGGGAGCGGTGGGACGGCTGGACACCTGAACAGGGATTCCAGACACCCGCCATGAACTCGTTCAACCACTACGCCTTCGGCTCGGTCGGCGAGTGGATGTACGAGTGGATGGGCGGGCTGCGCCCCGACCCCGCCTCGCCCGGGTTCGCGCACGCGGTCATCCGCCCGCACCCCGGCGGCGGCGTCACGCACTGCCGCGTCGAGCGCACCCTCCCGGCGGGGATGCTCGCGGTCGAGTGGCGGATCCGCGACGGCGTGCTGCGTCTGGAGGTGGAGGTGCCTCCCGGCCACACTGCGCGCGTGCACGTGCCGGTCGTGCACACCCGCGCGACCGCAGGCGAGGCCGAGCGCCACAGCTGGGACACCTACGACGTGCAGCACGGACGACACCGATTCGAATCGCCGTTCGACGGCGATTGGGCACCCGCGGCGCGCGTCGACTGGCGGGGCGAGGCGTGA
- a CDS encoding carbohydrate ABC transporter permease: MTTEAKFDQRTAAMTVGTKQSIARSSFKHTLLIAFGLVMLYPLIWMLGASFKDSEHIFSEVSPIPNPFILDNYVRGWDGAGVGFGTFMINSTIVALLSVIGNLVACTLAAYAFARMQFRGKTFFFACMMAMLMLPHHVLLIPQYILFANLGWVNTFLPLVIPKFLAVDAFFVFLMVQFLRGIPVELDQAAKIDGAGPWKTFFYVILPLLKPALATSAIFTFIWTWNDFLSPMIYLQDPRNYTVPLGLNAFLDASGDSAWGAMFAMAVISLGPLFGFFLVGQKYLVQGIATTGLKG; encoded by the coding sequence ATGACGACTGAGGCCAAGTTCGACCAGCGCACCGCCGCGATGACGGTCGGCACCAAGCAGAGCATCGCGCGCAGCTCGTTCAAGCACACGCTGCTGATCGCCTTCGGCCTCGTGATGCTCTACCCGCTGATCTGGATGCTGGGGGCATCCTTCAAGGACAGCGAGCACATCTTCTCGGAGGTGTCGCCCATCCCGAACCCCTTCATCCTCGACAACTATGTGCGCGGATGGGATGGCGCGGGCGTCGGGTTCGGCACCTTCATGATCAACTCGACGATCGTCGCGCTGCTCTCGGTCATCGGCAACCTCGTCGCCTGCACCCTCGCCGCCTACGCGTTCGCGCGGATGCAGTTCCGGGGCAAGACGTTCTTCTTCGCCTGCATGATGGCGATGCTGATGCTCCCGCACCACGTGCTGCTCATCCCGCAGTACATCCTGTTCGCGAACCTCGGCTGGGTGAACACGTTCCTGCCGCTCGTGATTCCCAAGTTCCTCGCCGTCGACGCGTTCTTCGTGTTCCTCATGGTGCAGTTCCTGCGCGGGATCCCGGTGGAGCTCGACCAGGCGGCGAAGATCGACGGCGCGGGCCCCTGGAAGACGTTCTTCTACGTCATCCTTCCGCTGCTGAAGCCCGCACTCGCGACCTCGGCGATCTTCACCTTCATCTGGACCTGGAACGACTTCCTGAGCCCGATGATCTACCTCCAGGACCCGCGCAACTACACGGTGCCGCTCGGCCTCAACGCGTTCCTCGACGCGAGCGGCGACAGCGCCTGGGGTGCCATGTTCGCCATGGCCGTCATCTCGCTCGGTCCGCTGTTCGGCTTCTTCCTCGTGGGGCAGAAGTATCTCGTCCAAGGCATTGCCACAACCGGTCTGAAAGGCTGA